CACGAAGTCGTCGCTGATCGAGCGCGATCTCGACCTGCTCGCGCCGATGGCCGAACGCGGGCAGGTGATGGCGGCGGTCACGATCACGACGCTCGATGCCGAGCTCGCGCGCACGCTCGAGCCGCGCGCGGCGACCCCGGCGCGGCGGTTGCGCACGATCCGCGCACTGCGCGATGCGGGCGTGCCGGTCGGCGTGAGCATCGCACCGGTGATCCCGTTCGTGACCGAGCCCGACATGGAGCGCGTGCTGGAGGCCTGCGCGGAAGCCGGCGCGACGCATGCGAGCTACATCATCCTGAGGTTGCCGTGGGAGGTCGCGCCGCTGTTCAAGCAGTGGCTTGCCGCGCATTTTCCCGATCGTGCGGAGCGCGTGATGAACCGCGTGCGCGACATGCGCGGCGGCAAGGATTACGACTCGGATTTCTCGAAACGGATGAAGGGGGAGGGGATCTGGGCCGACCTGTTGCGGCAGCGCTTCCGTCAGGCGGTCAAGCGGCTCGGGTTGAACGAACGCACGAACGGCATTCTCGATCTGTCGCGGTTCAGCAGTGCGCCGGCTGCAGGGGGGCCGACGCCGCGTGTCGCGGTTCGTTCAGCGGGCGCGAAGTCGCGCGACGACATGCAGTTGAACCTGTTCTGACCGGCAGGCAACGCAGTTGGCGGCGAGCCGTATCGACCGTATTGGTCGTGCTT
This DNA window, taken from Burkholderia cenocepacia, encodes the following:
- a CDS encoding PA0069 family radical SAM protein, which gives rise to MGGHMDDRSDNEFPIAPPVPRKGRGAVDNLQGRYEIAQREAVDDGWTHASDDADFPAPLRTQVFEERAKSILTRNQSPDIPFSVSLNPYRGCEHGCIYCFARPTHSYLGLSPGLDFESRIYAKVNAAELLEREISRKRYVPEPIALGVNTDAYQPVERDLRITRSVIQVMHDRGLPFAAITKSSLIERDLDLLAPMAERGQVMAAVTITTLDAELARTLEPRAATPARRLRTIRALRDAGVPVGVSIAPVIPFVTEPDMERVLEACAEAGATHASYIILRLPWEVAPLFKQWLAAHFPDRAERVMNRVRDMRGGKDYDSDFSKRMKGEGIWADLLRQRFRQAVKRLGLNERTNGILDLSRFSSAPAAGGPTPRVAVRSAGAKSRDDMQLNLF